A section of the Chryseobacterium scophthalmum genome encodes:
- a CDS encoding DUF4407 domain-containing protein, whose amino-acid sequence MKNTQATIYQTNHKINWFQKFLLICSGGNIHILRKTPSEWNKFAGIGGIVLFTAVFATLSAAYAMFTIFDDIWASIGFGILWGLMIFNLDRYIVSSIKKTGSWWNQILMSIPRLILATFLGIIISKPLELKIFEKEVNKQLNTIIQRNKTDLQKQMNGRILQQSGPFETEKKQITDKIAQYQKSYDSASVELEKEILGKQTNLTSGKVGFGSNAKRKQELKEQRRQDLENYQKQVAARQEYLDKEISKVYTNLETERKSTETFEDKFNGFAARLQALDELGKNSAIIATAAAFIMGLFITLEISPVLIKLISSVGPYDYLLEKTENDFRLYSKEKIEKGNALTDFRIDDFKDQLKK is encoded by the coding sequence ATGAAAAACACACAAGCAACTATATATCAAACGAATCACAAGATAAACTGGTTCCAAAAGTTTCTCTTGATTTGTTCAGGAGGGAACATTCACATCTTGAGAAAAACACCAAGTGAATGGAATAAATTCGCAGGAATTGGAGGAATTGTTCTTTTCACCGCAGTTTTCGCAACACTATCTGCAGCCTATGCAATGTTCACTATTTTCGATGATATTTGGGCATCGATTGGTTTTGGAATTCTTTGGGGTTTAATGATTTTTAATCTGGATCGATACATTGTTTCTTCCATTAAGAAAACAGGATCTTGGTGGAATCAGATCCTGATGTCTATCCCAAGATTGATTTTAGCAACATTTTTAGGAATTATTATTTCTAAACCTTTAGAACTGAAAATCTTTGAAAAGGAAGTTAACAAACAGCTGAATACCATTATTCAACGTAACAAAACAGACCTGCAAAAACAAATGAACGGCAGAATTCTTCAGCAAAGCGGTCCTTTTGAAACTGAAAAAAAACAAATTACAGACAAGATTGCCCAATATCAAAAGTCTTATGACTCTGCTTCTGTTGAACTTGAAAAAGAAATTTTAGGAAAGCAAACCAATTTAACCAGCGGAAAAGTCGGTTTTGGTTCTAATGCAAAAAGAAAGCAGGAATTAAAAGAACAACGCAGACAGGATTTAGAAAACTATCAAAAGCAGGTAGCGGCAAGACAAGAATATCTCGATAAAGAAATCTCTAAAGTCTACACCAATCTTGAAACAGAAAGAAAATCTACAGAAACGTTTGAAGATAAATTCAACGGATTTGCGGCAAGATTACAAGCTCTGGACGAATTAGGAAAAAACTCAGCCATCATTGCCACTGCAGCAGCTTTTATTATGGGACTGTTTATTACACTTGAAATTTCGCCTGTTTTGATTAAACTAATTTCTTCAGTGGGTCCTTATGATTATCTTTTAGAGAAAACGGAAAATGATTTCCGCCTCTATTCCAAAGAAAAAATTGAAAAAGGAAATGCATTGACTGATTTTCGGATCGATGATTTTAAAGATCAATTAAAAAAATGA